Below is a genomic region from Drosophila albomicans strain 15112-1751.03 chromosome 2R, ASM965048v2, whole genome shotgun sequence.
tgctgatgcagatgctgctgatgatgccaCACGCCaggattgctgttgttgttattgttgttgttgttgttgtggggcACCGGCGTCACTGCATTCGGTGGCTGCGGCTGCACCGACAGCGGCAACTCGGGCTCAAAGTAAGGATCCAGCTTGGGACTAACACTTAAGGCCGGCGTGCTAGAGGcgggcaactgttgctgctgtgctgctgttgtggcacaCATGTGgcagccgccgcagcagcagcagcagatgccgaagcggcagcagcagccacggCCGCTGCTTGGGCAGCAGGTGAGATGGGTTCACGTTTGACGACGCCCGTTTGAATCTCGTTGAGGACCAAGTCTTTAACCTCTCGTTCGCTGAGCACATAGTTGACGCTGACGATGAAAACCTCGCGAGAGCTGCGCGAATTGTGCACCAGCGTGGCATAGGATTGCACCCAGACCCAGCCGCCGCCTTTGGTGAGGAAGCGATAATATTTGGTGGTAACTTGTCCTTTGTACAGCACTGCAATAAAGTagaaacaaaaggaaaagctTAGTGCACGCTTTGGTGTTTATTGTCGGTTTGTTTTCTTACGGATTTGATGGGAGCAGCGCATGGCGACAATGTCCGCGGCATGGATGTACTGATAAAGCGTCTTCTCGATGAGGTCCTGTGGCTCGTAGCCGGTTAGCTGCGATACGCTGCaagtaaacaacaacacaaaaaaaaaaacagagttAGCGCAAGTTTTCAGGGCTATTTTTGTGTACACAACTGAggcagcatttttatttatttaaacaatgaGCAGGACATTCGGTGTTTGGTCCGTTTACTTTTGTcaacttcaattcaattatacagcaacaacagcaacactcaGCATGCTGAGcaagagcgagtgagagagagaaagcataTGCTGCTGCAAAAAAAGGGCTGTTTCCCACTTTGGGGTTGCTTTACACCAAGTAGCGAGTGTGAACGAGACGGCTGATGGAATCCGCGTCATGGCAACATCATGAGGGTAATTGAGTGACAATAATGTCAGACAAAGTAGTCTGTGGGTCGGAGGGGGGAGCTTCTACTAGAAGCTGCTGGTGCGACAGGCACTTAAAGGCaacctcctcctcttcttcctcctcttcctgCTGCCCACCACCAcccttattgttttttttggaGCAGCGcacatacaaaagcaaaatcaagCTCAAGAGGGAAATgatttgttttcctttttgtcATAGAGCCTGTCCCCCGTCTCTTTCGcattgtattcttttttattatcttttggGGGATGTTACTgagttcttttcttttttctttctgtgtgtgttttttaacATGCTCTTGGAATAGAttcctttttttcttgcttcTGTTGCGGCCcgtttaaatatttgtctaGTGTTTGATTCGGTTTTGGGCAGAGAAAACTGAGCCTTTTTTTATGGCCTGGTCCCCCAAGTACATAGTGTTAAATTTGGccacagagagagaagtgaCAGTCACGACTgctcaatttttttgtttcttaaagcaattcttaaaattttgcaaaaagtattacaacaaatatttcttaaatgtatcataaatgttgaaaatagtTTCTTTTTGAGATCGGTTTATATTTTCTTGGTAGAAAAATCATAGCATCACAAAAGTTCAAGTTCAAgaaatttttttgaaattttgctgcattttttttaagaaaattgaaaatagtcacgaattatttaagaaattttatgCGAATttgtatatgaaattatttaatcattGGATTCTAGCCCTCTCCCTATATATAGATTTCATTAACTTTTTGAAGAAATTGCttactttttaaaaatcttttcatatttaaacttattaacaaagagaaaaaaaacttgtagAATATTTGTCCTTAACTTTCaactcaaaaatattatattcttagCTTACCGTGCATCAAAGAAGATCAGTTTCATATCGAGCTTAGCACGAAACATGAACATGTTCTGATGAAGTTTGATTTCCGTGATGGCAGAAGAAGGCAGCGAGTGACCGACGGCAACCAGGCCGAGATTCTGTATCAGACTGCCCTGGCCATCGCCGCAGTCTGGATAAATGCGCGCTTTCAAATAGCCGGAGCAATGTATCACCTAAGAAAATTGATGAGAAATTAGCAAAGTTACAACTGAGTATTTATATAGTTAACTCACCTTAAAGCCAGAGGTTGTGAGGCCAGCATTGCGCTTAGCCAACACACATTTCATGCGCAGGAAGAACGTCTTCTCGATCTCGATCGTGTGCGAGCCACGATCATGGCCATATGCCGACGGATGCTGCACGCCATTCGGACTGCCAATGGGCGTGTGCGTCTGGGCAAGCTAAAGAGTAGATAACTGTTAGTCAGATATAAGCAGAATTAATTTCTATATCAAACTCACTGGATGCTGATGCATGTGCGGGTGCAGTGATAGAATGGCATTCATTTCATCCTGATCGTAGCTGTGAATATACTCGAATATGGAATTCCCTGTCAGCTCGACCTGTGCAATGAGAGAAGAAACAAATTAATGCCAAgactgatgttgctgttgatgttgctgcttccACTCGGAAAGTGCCAATTAGTGTGCTTCGGTCCTTTTGGCGCCTTTTGACGCCAACGCTgggcgctgctgctgatgctgctcctTGACTTGCAAATGCAagaggcaagtggcaagtggcgcGTCGCACCGCACACAGAAAGGACATTCACAATTTATGCgcataaattttgaaactcaCCTGACTGAGTCCCAAATGCACCGAGGCGGTCTCTGAGATGTACATGATTTTGCCATCCGGTGCCACAACGAAGATGAAGCCGTCCAGTGTCTGCAGCAAATGTGAGCCCAACTCCTTGATGGTTGCGCCACGCTGCATGGCCGGCGATGAGCCCCAAGCTTCGCCCAATCCTGCAATGAGAATGTCCAATTAATAAACTTAGATTTTCCCATAACAATTAACCAAGTGAAATCAGCGGCAAGCGAGTAAATCACACGCCCACTTGGCCAAATGCTGACGTCTAAATATTATTCCCAATTAAAGTCATCAGCGCCGTAGGTGGCCCATTCTCTGTTGAAATCCTCACGTCCTCACGCCCTCTCACTCATTGCATTCTCATGAACACTTGCCCCATGttgcacagacacacacacacatacacacacaaaaacttcccgttgttgtttgttgcctattattaaaataattatttcaataaagccagcaaaagaaaagcacaAAACGCTTCGCACAATGCCACAGCCAAAGAGCTATACAACGACTGCCGCCCTTCCCCTTCCTCCCCCTGGCTCTGGCTGTGTTGTGCAACCCTCGTTGTCAGCATAAAATCTctcacacacaaccacacagagagagagagagagttgtgCCTCCCACAGCCACCCACTGGCAAAATCCACTTCCAGTCTTGTCTCTCGCTCGCTGCTCTCGCTGCTTTTTGAGTGAAACAACAGGCCGCCATTGTGTTTTCCTG
It encodes:
- the LOC117575801 gene encoding LOW QUALITY PROTEIN: protein single-minded (The sequence of the model RefSeq protein was modified relative to this genomic sequence to represent the inferred CDS: inserted 1 base in 1 codon), whose product is MTNQRKVRKDCYESRLHDIAKTCAMKEKSKNAARTRREKENTEFCELAKLLPLPAAITSQLDKASVIRLTTSYLKMRQVFPDGLGEAWGSSPAMQRGATIKELGSHLLQTLDGFIFVVAPDGKIMYISETASVHLGLSQVELTGNSIFEYIHSYDQDEMNAILSLHPHMHQHPLAQTHTPIGSPNGVQHPSAYGHDRGSHTIEIEKTFFLRMKCVLAKRNAGLTTSGFKVIHCSGYLKARIYPDCGDGQGSLIQNLGLVAVGHSLPSSAITEIKLHQNMFMFRAKLDMKLIFFDARVSQLTGYEPQDLIEKTLYQYIHAADIVAMRCSHQILLYKGQVTTKYYRFLTKGGGWVWVQSYATLVHNSRSSREVFIVSVNYVLSEREVKDLVLNEIQTGVVKREPISPAAQAAAVAAAAASASAAAAAAAATCVPQQXAQQQQLPASSTPALSVSPKLDPYFEPELPLSVQPQPPNAVTPVPHNNNNNNNNNSNPGVWHHQQHLHQQQAASMDHDSLNYTQLYPPLNDLVVSSSSSAGGGTASSAGGGSSASASSSGVYSTEMQYPDTTTGTLYYNNNNNNNNHYYYDYDATVDVATSMIRPFSANSNSCSSSSESDRQLSTGNASIVNGTSPSQTTYSDLSHNFELSYFSDNSSQQQQQHQQHQHQQQQQQQHLMEQQHLQHRLQQQQPQQQQQQYQQQQQYAMHPQQQQQQQQTTATTCCQ